A DNA window from Pogona vitticeps strain Pit_001003342236 chromosome 2, PviZW2.1, whole genome shotgun sequence contains the following coding sequences:
- the ATP5ME gene encoding ATP synthase F(0) complex subunit e, mitochondrial, with translation MTSHPFYFPRARGKMVPPVQVSPLIKFSRYSALLLGIIYGKKRHDYLKPIAEEERRIEEEEKKKREEMERIAKELREASEDTILK, from the exons ATGACGTCACATCCCTTTTATTTCCCCCGGGCGAGAGGCAAGATGGTTCCCCCGGTCCAGGTTTCGCCGCTGATCAAG TTCTCCAGATACTCAGCACTGCTACTTGGAATTATCTATGGGAAGAAAAGACATG ACTACCTGAAGCCTATCGCTGAGGAGGAAAGGAGgatagaagaagaggagaaaaagaagcgtGAAGAAATGGAACGCATTGCGAAAGAGCTTAGAGAAG cCTCTGAAGATACAATACTGAAATAA